In the Manis javanica isolate MJ-LG chromosome 12, MJ_LKY, whole genome shotgun sequence genome, AAGGAAGTGCCCAGCTGAAAGGGATAGGCTGGGGCCACTCACACTCCACTTGAAGGGATCCCAAGCCAGGAACCAGCCTGTGAAGGTGGGGGGCTCGTGTCCCTGCTTCACCACAATGATGGGGGTCTCAGGGTCACGGCCGCTGGGGTGGGTCTTGAGGTATTCCTGCACCGTGGTGGCTGCAGCTTTCTTCTCATTCTCATTGGCATTCTTCCCAATCCAGAAGAAGACCTGCAGAGAATCCAGAACTTGGTCATCCTTCCTGGCCCACAGGACTCCACCCAGGTTCACCCAGGCTCAGCTATAAAGCAGAGGAACCAAATGACTCCCCCATTGGTGCAGGCCCCATCTGGTCTTGACTTTGGGAAATAAACAGATTGGGAAGTTATTTTGCAAATGTGTGACTCCCAGCCTCTCCAGAGCCAAAGACCCTCAAAATACTCCTCTACCATGTGAAATAAATTTGGGGGAAGAGTGGCCTCCTGGCACATGCCTCTCCACCTGCCTTCTCTCTTAGCCTTCTATTTTTCATAATACCAATCCCAGTGAGATCACATATGGGACCTGTGAAAACGTCAAACCTTATCTCTCCCTGAAGCCAGGTGGCGGGAAGGACAGCCCCAGGCCTCAGGCCTACCTGGTCCCAGACATCTAGCAGGAAAACATCATCCTCTTCCAAGTCATCCTGAGTGAAGTCAGGGATTTCTGTGGCCAGGAAGCGCCCTGTCTGGTTGGAGCATTCAAAGAGCCGGGGAGTGATGGCCATGTTTTCCTCCTGCAGTCTGCAGGatgagaaaacagtttggcaggaAGAAGGTGTAGGGAAAGAAGAATAGAGGACAAAGAACTCTGACATGAAAAGCCCATCTCCTAGGAAAATGCTCTTTCTTCTGATCATACAAAAGTTGCCCCCTCTTCCCAAGAGCCCAAGAGTGCTCCAAGGAGAAAGCCCCACTGCTTCTCCAGGACACGCATTCCAATGGCTCTTCGTAGTCCTGCTGGAAAGTTTTTCTGATATCTTCCCTCCGTCCCTCCTGCTGTGCGTGCCCTTTTGCTTTAGAACTGGGGAATAGTTGATCATGGCGCTTctttagaaaaagcatttgaaagagAGTTAAAGCTCGTACTCCTCAGCCTCTGGGTCTTCGGTCAGCATGTAAGGGCAGGGACTGATCAGACTCCGGCATCTTCTTCCTATTGCCCTGCCCCTCTTTTTGAGCTGTCTCCTCTGGCTGTGAACTCCCTTTGCCAAGAAAACACCCCACCAGGCCCTGGGGAACACCACAGTGAGAAGTGCAGACCGGCACTGTGCCCGAGAGGCTCCAAGGGCATGAGCTTCCCTTACTCATCTGGGAGCCCTGGGGCCCTGGCACACACTGTTCAATCCATGCCTGCTGCCAGCTCTGTCCCAGGGGTGTGGAGGTGCTGGGAAGCTCTCCAGCCTCACAAGgagagctggaggcagagggagggacccCAGAGTTACCTCTTGCTGCTGGCATAGGGGGCCTTCCCACCCAGGGCCATCCAGAAGTTGGCTGGTTCCTGTCCTTCCACCACCACTTGCTTCTCCGTCCGGGAGATGGTGTCAGCAACTGTCTTGGCCATCTCCCGCTCATCCCCGCTGCAGCCCTGGGAAATGAGGGCATCGGCTGTGCTGGAGGAGACCATCTCCAGTGCCATGCCTACCATCCCCCCAGTCTGCCACATTCACTGGTCCAGAGCTCTTGGCTCTGAGGGTTCTCCTGGGTCAGGACCCCACGCACATGGCCAACACGGGACAGTTCTCCCATCCTCTCCTCTGTCCTTGACACTCCAAAGAATGGCAGAGGAGACAAGAGTCAGCACCCTTCTTATGGGGCACAAAAGGGATCCAAGAGGCTGAGATAAACAGGGAGGCAGTGACAGGCACAGGCACACTGAAAGCCAAAGAAGACATGGACAGCCTGACACTGGGCTGACGGGTGGTTGGAGACAAACAGGAGAGACTGACTGAGACCTAGAGGAAGAGGATCTGAGGATGTCCAGGCCCAGAGCTGCGGAGGAGGGAGCTGGAGCAAGAGGCAGCTAGGGAACTGGAGAGCAGGACTGATGCAGCCAGAGGCTCCAACTGGACCCAGGTCTGCTCTCAGGCTGGGGGATCCCTGAGACCCACCTGGGGAGGGGGAGCTCCTAAGCCCTGCACATACCTTCCCATACCACAGGTAGCAGCAGGATGGGGTCTTGAGGATGAAGACGTCGTTGGAGTTGAGGAAGGAGGCCCGCGCTGGGACCTCCAAGGCTTTCGTGTTGTTTGTGTTGGATCCCTGTACTTGGAACAGCCGCGTGGAGGGCACAGGCTCCAGGTTGTTAGTCCGGGAGGTGCCTCCCTGCAGGTGTGGGaagaaggcaggaagagaggCAGGAGTCATTAATGCAGGTGATGAGGGCGTGGCGGGACCCAGAGAACAGAGgaagaggggctggggcagggtctGCCTGCCCTCCAGGGCCCCATGCTGGTCACCAGACTAGTCTTTCCAGAACATGGCTTTGGTCATGGCCCCCCCCTGCTCAAACCCTTCGTTGGCTCCCCACTGCTTACAGACTAGAACCCAGCTCTTCAGCCCGGCCCTTGAAGGCCCCACATGATGAAGATGCAAACTGCCTTTCCAGACTCACTCTCTGATACCTCCAGTCCCTCAGTTTAGCTTAGCCAGGCTTCCCACTGGGCCTTCTGGGTCCTGGCTGTGCCCCTAGCATTGCCTGTCCTCATTTTATCTCCACTAAGCCCTTCAACTCTGACCCCAGGGCCAAGACCTCATCCAGATCCCCTTTCTACTATGATTTCTATGCCTATCCCCAGATGACTGTGTTCACACTCCCCTACGAACTCAATTTGTATTCCTGGCTTTTAGTCACCGTGCTTGGGCTGTTAGTTCGCTGTTCTCCCAGCAAGATGGTAAACAGCAATGTGTGGGGTCTCCAGGGCACTTTGCAGAGGGCTGTGTACTTAGTAGGTGATCAATAAACAGACAATGGCTTAAGTGAATGCAGGAGATATTTCATGATGTGAGCACCAGAGCAGTTCAGGCAGGTCCACCCTTTAGGCAAATCTAGCCAAAGTAACACCCTTTTTTATGCAGTGGATCCAAGGATTTGGGGTGTAGAGACAAAGTGTACTTGTACATGCTAAGTGCCCAATACATGTATGTTTTAAAGTACTGAATGGTTGTTTCTATTAGCCAGTTTCATTTACGCAATGAAGCCTCAAACAGTCCCCTCCTACAAAGAATGGGCTTCACccgcagccctgcccccaccacatCCCCTTCCCCATCTCCTGGGATACCCAGCCCCTCAAGTGCAGTACTGCCAGGCTCCCCTGTCTAGCAGCCACACCTGGTAGACCACCATGCGTCCCTTGAAGATAGACATGAGGTGAGGTGGCTCCTTGCCCATTGGGACCCGGATCTGGACTGGCTCATTGTTGTACTTCTGGTCCAGAATGACAGCTTGATAGGCTGAGGCAGTGATTTCATCCTGGCTGGCTTGGCTGCCCTGGAAATGAGCAAGACAGAAGGGGTGGGACTGGGTCAGCCCCCAATTCTCACTCTGTCTCCAGCCTCAACAACTCTATCCCCAAATCTGACCTGGCTCCAAATTCAACCGTCTTCCCCACCAAAACCCACCTTGGACATGGCCTAAAACTCGACCTAACCCAGACCTCAGTTCTGACCCCAGCCCAACCCTGACCCTCCCGCAACCCCAGCCTTGACAATGGACTAGAGGTGCAAAACTTACTGTACCCTTTTGAGGAAATACCATGGCTACCACCCCACTGGAGGTGCCCAGTACCCAGGCACCTCCCTGCCCTCTCACATCTGGACACAGAAAGCAGGTGAAGGGGATGTGCAGGAAGCCATGGAAATTGGAAGGGAAACCCAGAGAAACCAGAGGGCAAAGGACTGTGAGTGGGGGTACTCAATGTCTGTGGGGTCCCCAGATAGAAAGGGGGTGAGCTCCCCATCACCAGAGGTATTCAACACAAGGGTGACTGCCATTTAGCAGGGGCATAGCAGAGAGGGAGCTGAGTTGGCTGTGCTCTGGGAGCAGAGTGGGGAAGGCTGACCTGCCAGATGTAGAGCAGGTAGTTCTGCTTTTCGCCGATGAGGTAGGTGTAGAGTAGCAGGTAGCAGTCACCCCCATAGAAGTGGCCTAGCCACTTGGAATCCACAGGCACCAGCTCTAGGTCCTCGATGCGCCACACCTGGGGCCAGCACCAGGCGGGTATGAGGTCCAGGACAGGCTCCAGCAaccccttcccacccagcacAGACCTCTCTCTCCTCACCGTACCTGTACCTCCCCACTCCCGTCATCTACCATCTTCTTCTGGGCAGCCACCTGAGGCTGGACATGCATGGAAGTAGCATCAAACTTCACCTGTTCCACCTTGGCTGGAGTGAGGGGGGATTATGACACCAACTGTCACCAGCTGAGGGCCCCAGGTCCTCCCGACAGCCACGAGTGCTAGCTACAATTCttagacccattttacagatgaggaacccaAGGCCCAAGAGATTCAGTGGCtcacccagggtcacacagctgaagAGTGGCAGAGTTATAATGCaaaactcagtaaatattgtCTGGTGGAAGACTGAAGCCTTCTAGCATCCAGAGAGAACCAATCCCATTCCAAACGAAAGGGTTGTTCTCAGCTCCCTTTTTGTGACAATTCTTCAGTTTACCCATGTCCCTTGGTGTCCCCACCCCATGTGGGGAGCCCAGAGCCAGGGTAAGCGTGCATATGAATGAGGAGGGTGGAAGGCAGGTGACCCCTGACCCCACTCCAGGTTCCCAGCCTTGGCCTGTCTCAGGCCAGCCCTCACCCACGGAGCCCACAGTGTGGGTTTTGCCCAGGCCTGAGGTCCTAGAGGGCACAGTCCACTTCTGAAAGAGCTGCTGAAAGATGGGTGACTCGGCCCCATCGTTTTGTACCTCTACCTGCGTTCTCGGTGGGTACTGCTTTGCTTTGATGAAGTTCTGGGAAGAGAAGGGGGTAGCTGGGCTGTGtccttccccaacccccagccccagtGGGAGCCAAAGCCTGGCTTTAACTCCAACCAGAGCCAACCACAAACCAACCCTAGTCCCAGGCCCAAATTTGAACCCAGTCCCATTCCCGATGCTGACCCCAACCCATCCCTGCTGGGGCTCCAATCCCAAACCAGACCCCAAACTTGGCACCACCTCCAGCCTTCCTCTGACCTCCACCCTGAGGCCAAATTTGACTCCAACTGTGACCCCTTCTCAATTCAACACTGACCCTCAGCTGCCATCTGCAACCTTAAACCCAACCCCCAGTTCAGTGCAGACCCCAAGCCAGCCAGGGTACCTGACTCTAGCCACAACGACCCCAAATCTGCCTTGCCCTGGCCCCCTGCTGACCCAATCCACTCTTGTAGGAAGGCCAgccccctctccttcctgtctctGAACCGAGTTCAGGGTAGGAGCTCACTTCCTGAGGAGGCCCCAGGTTGCCTGCTGGTGCTGGTGGGCTCCCTGGCATGCAGATAATCCCAGGGCAGCTACAGACCATTTGCCCAGAGTCTTCCCTGGCCCCTGCCTGGCACTAGGCTGGGGCTAAGCTCACTTCCCTCTCCCTGTGGAGGCTGTTTCTCTCCCCATTCCTGGCAGCTCTCCTCCTCCAGGACCCCATGCCCACCAGCGCCTGGCTCATGgcttcctttctctcctgggcATTGGCATCCTTTCCCTTCCACACGTAGATCTTCAGGCCCCCCTGGTCCAGGATGTAACAGTCCTGGAGGCCGGAGAGACAGGCACAGGGTGAGAGCCAGGGTTAGGGAGCTGCAGGCACAAACACAtctcccctcccacaccccccaCAGCCCCTGACATTGCACCTGTttgggggagagtgggcagggtGCAGGGGATGGGAGTTGGGGCTGGGGGCCTCCAGACCCTCTCACCTCATGACTGAGCAGGTCTTGTGTAAGTGGCCGCGTGGCGACTTCTCTAACCACCAGCTTTCCCTCTGAGTCAGATACACTGCAGGACAAAGGAACAGCATGGGTGAGGGGGACCCCCTCAGCTGGGCCCCTGCCTCCAGGAAGTCCCCCAGTGCCCAGGAGGAGGCCAATCAGGCACTCACTGGTACAACTTGAGGCTGGCCTTGAGTGCAGGTTCCACCCCTGTGTCGGGCACCGCTGGCTTCAGCTCCCTCCGTTGGCCCAGGATGTGGTTCATGATGTCCATCAGCTGTGGCGATGCCTTCTCGTTCTCCCCATCCACCACGCCCACATAGGAACGCCCGCCCCGCTCCTGGTCTCGGATATCCTTGGCCAGGGTCATGCCCTGCAGGTGACCCATGAAGGCTGGTGGGGTCAGGGCAGCATTCACCACCCAAACCATGCCAGGAGAGCCCCGGGCCACCCTGCAGCAGCTGCAAGGGATAAGGCCCCTACTCTGCTGTTCCCCTTTGAGGCGGGACCAGACCTATAAGGTGCACGTAAGCAAACCAAGTAGAAATACTTTGGGAAAGCAGGTTTCCTCATTGGCAGGAGGGTGTTTTGGGTGGATTTATTGAGCCTTCAGTTTGATATTGTTTCAAATTTGTGATTTGACTTCATCATTTGGACAAGGGCTGAGCCCTGAAATCAC is a window encoding:
- the VIL1 gene encoding villin-1; translation: MTKLSSQVKGSLNITTPGVQIWRIEAMQMVPVPSSALGSFFDGDCYVVLAIHKTGSNLSYDIHYWIGQASSQDEQGAAAIYTTQMDDYLKGRAVQHREVQGNESDAFRGYFKQGIVIRKGGVASGMKHVETNSYEIQRLLHVKGKRNVVAKEVEMSWKSFNRGDVFLLDLGKLIIQWNGPESNRMERLKGMTLAKDIRDQERGGRSYVGVVDGENEKASPQLMDIMNHILGQRRELKPAVPDTGVEPALKASLKLYHVSDSEGKLVVREVATRPLTQDLLSHEDCYILDQGGLKIYVWKGKDANAQERKEAMSQALNFIKAKQYPPRTQVEVQNDGAESPIFQQLFQKWTVPSRTSGLGKTHTVGSVAKVEQVKFDATSMHVQPQVAAQKKMVDDGSGEVQVWRIEDLELVPVDSKWLGHFYGGDCYLLLYTYLIGEKQNYLLYIWQGSQASQDEITASAYQAVILDQKYNNEPVQIRVPMGKEPPHLMSIFKGRMVVYQGGTSRTNNLEPVPSTRLFQVQGSNTNNTKALEVPARASFLNSNDVFILKTPSCCYLWYGKGCSGDEREMAKTVADTISRTEKQVVVEGQEPANFWMALGGKAPYASSKRLQEENMAITPRLFECSNQTGRFLATEIPDFTQDDLEEDDVFLLDVWDQVFFWIGKNANENEKKAAATTVQEYLKTHPSGRDPETPIIVVKQGHEPPTFTGWFLAWDPFKWSNTKSYEDLKAELGNSGDWGQITAEVTSSKQNVFHANSNLSSGPLPIFPLEQLVNKPADELPQGVDPSRKEEHLSVEDFTKALGMTPAAFSALPLWKQQNLKKEKGLF